One segment of Geminicoccaceae bacterium DNA contains the following:
- a CDS encoding YdbH domain-containing protein, which translates to MRPRCPITGETSRRPEAAGGKGYRLARPFLPVILVGLALATTVTDGHSASAFSPRSIHIGQIAITGPHGERGTIDGVDIDRKTSIITLGRLRIDALGGRAMMDGLELTPEGSRGSPVLWLDGISLRAIADTLALPDFSGDGLFDGNLPFHVGADLVPAIDSGMVMSRQPGIIRYRPSGNAPTDTPAEAGGMALLMQALENFHYDRLTLTVDGKLDGSMQAGLQLAGRNPDLYGGHPFDLNVNLEGALAGLVRQVLDSYRLPDILAGNAMDFIRRPHAAGGTR; encoded by the coding sequence ATGAGACCACGATGCCCGATAACGGGTGAGACGAGCCGACGACCGGAAGCAGCCGGCGGCAAGGGGTACCGGCTGGCAAGACCGTTCCTGCCGGTCATCCTCGTCGGGCTCGCCCTCGCCACGACGGTGACCGACGGCCATTCGGCGTCGGCGTTTTCACCGCGCTCCATTCATATCGGCCAGATCGCCATTACCGGGCCGCATGGCGAACGGGGCACGATCGACGGCGTCGACATCGACCGCAAGACATCCATCATCACCCTGGGTCGACTGCGGATCGATGCGTTGGGCGGCCGCGCGATGATGGACGGACTGGAACTGACACCCGAAGGGTCCCGGGGCTCACCCGTCCTGTGGCTTGACGGGATCAGCCTGCGGGCGATCGCCGATACGCTGGCGCTGCCGGATTTCTCCGGAGACGGCCTGTTCGACGGCAACCTGCCTTTCCATGTCGGCGCCGATCTCGTGCCGGCGATTGACAGTGGCATGGTCATGTCGCGTCAACCGGGCATCATCCGCTATCGTCCATCCGGGAACGCACCGACCGACACGCCCGCGGAGGCCGGCGGCATGGCATTGCTGATGCAGGCTCTGGAAAACTTCCACTATGATCGCCTGACGCTTACAGTCGACGGAAAGCTGGACGGGTCGATGCAAGCGGGCCTGCAACTCGCAGGCCGGAACCCGGATCTGTATGGAGGACACCCGTTTGATCTCAACGTCAATCTCGAAGGAGCCCTGGCCGGCCTCGTTCGCCAGGTCCTCGACAGCTATCGCCTCCCCGACATTCTGGCCGGGAACGCGATGGACTTCATTCGCCGGCCTCATGCTGCTGGCGGCACTCGCTAG
- a CDS encoding YnbE family lipoprotein, with protein MLLAALASACQPTVKVEAPEKPITINLNVKIEQEVRVKVEKDVDELLTDKELF; from the coding sequence ATGCTGCTGGCGGCACTCGCTAGCGCCTGCCAGCCGACCGTCAAGGTCGAAGCTCCCGAGAAACCCATCACCATCAACCTCAACGTCAAGATCGAGCAGGAAGTCCGGGTCAAGGTCGAAAAGGACGTGGATGAACTGCTGACGGACAAGGAGCTGTTCTGA
- a CDS encoding YdbL family protein, whose amino-acid sequence MRLLAFLFILLLGAAPVMAEPLDDAKASGELGERIDGYLGVPPDAGGSAKSLADEINAKREKSYAEIAGKRSVPVKAVAAIAGEKMVEKAPAGEWVMDSSGWRRK is encoded by the coding sequence ATGCGCCTTCTCGCCTTTCTCTTCATTCTTCTCCTGGGTGCTGCACCGGTGATGGCCGAACCGCTCGACGACGCTAAGGCCTCGGGCGAACTCGGCGAGCGGATCGACGGCTATCTGGGCGTTCCCCCCGATGCCGGCGGTTCGGCAAAATCCCTGGCCGACGAGATCAACGCCAAACGCGAAAAGAGCTATGCCGAAATCGCGGGCAAGCGCAGCGTGCCGGTGAAGGCCGTGGCGGCCATCGCCGGCGAGAAGATGGTCGAAAAGGCGCCGGCCGGCGAGTGGGTGATGGACAGCTCGGGCTGGCGCAGGAAGTAG
- a CDS encoding caspase family protein: MFTHGSIRTLILFAGLVLLAPVNVYAGQRVALVMGNGAYSHAGKLPNPPNDARSVARSLRAIGFTVFSGIDLDLDSMRGLSRDFARSLDGADTGLIFYAGHGLQVNGENYLLPVDAELAHESDLAYETISLGDLMRQLEAPDRASVLILDACRNNPLGRSFQRRSRNATVGNGLARLSAGTGSMIAFATAPGDVALDGDGQHSPFTTALIRHLATPGLEINQLMTRVRADVYASTDGDQLPWTNSALLGELYLVPGDGSAVPLAAPAPAAASAAGPVTMLPQEAAQARPATMPPPSARSEPPPFTMVACKARSGAAWAGERFLTFQQCKDIGGDWRLLQ, encoded by the coding sequence ATGTTCACTCACGGTTCGATCCGCACGCTGATCCTGTTTGCAGGCCTGGTCCTGCTCGCTCCGGTCAATGTCTACGCTGGGCAGAGAGTAGCACTTGTCATGGGCAACGGCGCCTACAGCCACGCCGGCAAGCTGCCGAATCCACCCAATGACGCCCGCTCGGTGGCCCGGAGCCTGCGGGCGATCGGCTTCACCGTCTTTTCCGGCATCGACCTCGATCTCGATTCCATGCGCGGGCTGAGCCGGGACTTCGCCCGTTCCCTCGACGGTGCCGATACCGGCCTGATCTTCTATGCCGGCCACGGCCTGCAGGTGAATGGCGAGAACTATCTCCTGCCGGTCGATGCCGAACTCGCTCACGAGAGCGATCTCGCCTACGAAACCATCTCCCTCGGCGACCTGATGAGGCAGCTTGAGGCACCGGACCGAGCCAGTGTCCTGATCCTCGATGCCTGCCGCAACAACCCGCTCGGCCGCAGCTTCCAGCGCCGGTCACGCAATGCAACCGTTGGCAACGGCCTTGCACGGCTCAGTGCCGGTACCGGCTCGATGATCGCATTCGCCACGGCACCGGGCGATGTCGCCCTCGACGGCGACGGCCAGCACAGCCCGTTCACTACGGCCCTCATCAGGCATCTCGCGACCCCGGGGCTCGAAATCAACCAGCTGATGACCCGCGTGCGGGCCGACGTCTATGCCAGCACCGATGGCGATCAACTCCCCTGGACGAATTCTGCCCTGCTTGGCGAACTCTATCTTGTTCCGGGCGATGGCTCCGCGGTACCGCTGGCAGCTCCCGCGCCGGCAGCAGCATCCGCAGCCGGGCCTGTCACGATGTTGCCGCAGGAGGCTGCCCAGGCGCGGCCCGCGACAATGCCGCCACCGTCGGCGCGAAGCGAACCGCCGCCTTTCACAATGGTCGCCTGCAAGGCCCGGTCCGGTGCCGCCTGGGCGGGAGAGCGCTTCCTGACTTTCCAGCAATGCAAGGACATCGGCGGCGACTGGCGCCTGCTGCAGTGA
- a CDS encoding peptidoglycan-binding protein: protein MTVKSFVIGLAACLSLTACLSTNELGGGSSMATGSAGLAGNAQGANGDLPRCSAPLGTVALVEDQYASYTRYNVESPLPILRLLVAQSGCFNVVDRGAGLTRIRQEDQLTGSTGQGEQKLVRAQYYLTPQLTFADSNSGGGLANLGGLFGSVGNTLTQVAGSVGLTQAEAQTVLFLTQTDSGLQVAAAEGSSKNTDFALRGNSFINRLGGGASAYASTDMGKVIIASLVDGLNKLVAQLQSQGGS, encoded by the coding sequence ATGACCGTGAAATCGTTCGTCATCGGCTTGGCAGCATGCCTCAGCCTGACGGCTTGTCTTTCCACCAATGAACTCGGTGGCGGGTCCAGCATGGCCACGGGTTCTGCCGGGCTTGCGGGAAATGCCCAGGGGGCGAATGGTGACTTGCCGAGATGTTCGGCTCCTCTGGGAACGGTGGCGCTGGTCGAAGACCAGTATGCAAGCTACACCCGCTACAATGTGGAATCGCCGCTACCCATCCTCCGGTTGCTGGTCGCCCAATCGGGATGTTTCAATGTCGTGGACCGTGGCGCCGGCCTGACGCGCATCCGCCAGGAGGATCAACTCACCGGCAGCACGGGGCAGGGCGAGCAGAAACTCGTGCGAGCGCAGTATTATCTTACGCCACAATTGACATTCGCGGACAGCAACAGTGGCGGCGGCCTGGCCAATCTGGGCGGGCTGTTCGGCAGTGTCGGCAACACGCTCACCCAGGTCGCCGGAAGCGTCGGCCTCACCCAGGCCGAGGCCCAGACCGTGCTGTTCCTTACTCAGACCGACAGCGGCCTTCAGGTGGCCGCCGCCGAGGGGTCGTCGAAGAACACCGACTTCGCCCTGAGGGGCAACAGCTTCATCAACAGGCTCGGCGGCGGTGCCAGTGCCTATGCATCGACGGACATGGGCAAGGTCATCATTGCCTCGCTGGTCGATGGTCTCAACAAGCTGGTGGCCCAGTTGCAGAGCCAGGGCGGAAGCTGA
- the pyrF gene encoding orotidine-5'-phosphate decarboxylase — protein MSDISPIICAIDRPDLDGAMALARTLDDSVGTIKLGLEFLYAQGPAGVRSLGELGRPIFLDAKLNDIPNTVAGAMRGIVELPVAMMTLMASGGSAMMRSACEVAHGSARRPWVLAVTVLTSLDDADLVATGVNAPSTDQALRLAELALEAGCDGIVCSPLEIRAMRERFGDIPKLVVPGIRPNAGTDDQKRTMTPAEALRAGADRLVIGRPITQSADPARAASDILAGLAEAA, from the coding sequence ATGTCCGACATCTCGCCCATCATCTGTGCCATCGACCGGCCCGATCTCGATGGTGCCATGGCACTCGCCCGAACGCTCGACGACAGTGTCGGCACGATCAAGCTGGGACTGGAGTTCCTCTATGCCCAGGGTCCGGCGGGCGTGCGTTCCCTGGGTGAACTGGGACGACCGATCTTCCTTGATGCCAAGCTCAACGACATTCCCAATACCGTCGCCGGTGCCATGCGCGGCATCGTCGAATTGCCGGTCGCGATGATGACCCTGATGGCATCCGGCGGATCGGCGATGATGCGATCGGCATGCGAGGTCGCCCACGGCTCCGCCAGGCGGCCGTGGGTCCTGGCCGTGACCGTGCTGACCAGCCTCGACGACGCCGACCTCGTTGCCACCGGCGTGAACGCCCCGTCGACCGATCAGGCGCTGAGGCTGGCGGAACTGGCGCTGGAAGCCGGTTGCGACGGCATCGTCTGTTCGCCCCTGGAGATCCGCGCCATGCGCGAGCGTTTCGGCGACATCCCGAAACTGGTGGTGCCGGGTATCCGTCCCAATGCCGGGACCGATGACCAGAAGCGGACGATGACACCTGCCGAAGCCCTGCGCGCAGGCGCCGATCGCCTTGTCATCGGACGGCCGATCACGCAGTCCGCCGATCCCGCCAGGGCAGCCAGCGACATCCTCGCCGGACTGGCGGAGGCGGCCTGA
- a CDS encoding phosphoribosylanthranilate isomerase → MAIDVKICGITNTNDLVAAVASGAAYLGFVFYPPSPRNVDISRWKQLASGSPSTVPHVGVMVDPEDRWIDEILETAPLDYIQLHGRETPGRTSAIRERSGVRIIKAIPVRNADDVDRHRDYLDCADMILFDAKPPATAGAIPGGNGISFDWRLLAGHPIGLPWILAGGLDADNVAEAVRLTGASTIDASSRIESEPGLKNHTEMKRLLTRASTLVRGETRETEVVPHDSD, encoded by the coding sequence ATGGCCATCGACGTCAAGATCTGCGGCATCACCAACACGAACGATCTCGTCGCAGCGGTCGCCAGCGGTGCCGCCTATCTGGGGTTCGTCTTCTATCCGCCATCACCGCGGAACGTGGACATTTCGCGCTGGAAGCAACTTGCCTCCGGTAGTCCGTCGACCGTGCCGCACGTCGGTGTCATGGTCGATCCCGAGGATCGCTGGATCGATGAAATTCTGGAAACGGCCCCGCTCGACTATATCCAGCTTCACGGCAGGGAGACACCGGGGCGGACATCTGCAATCCGGGAACGCAGCGGTGTCCGGATCATCAAGGCGATCCCGGTCCGCAATGCCGACGATGTCGACAGGCACAGGGACTATCTCGATTGCGCTGACATGATCCTCTTCGATGCGAAACCGCCCGCGACCGCGGGAGCGATCCCCGGCGGCAACGGCATCAGTTTCGACTGGCGCCTGCTCGCGGGGCATCCGATCGGACTGCCGTGGATACTGGCGGGCGGTCTCGATGCCGACAATGTCGCGGAAGCGGTGAGGCTCACGGGTGCCTCGACAATCGATGCGTCGTCCCGGATCGAAAGCGAACCGGGCCTGAAGAACCATACGGAAATGAAGCGCCTCTTGACCCGCGCCAGCACGCTGGTACGAGGCGAAACACGCGAAACCGAGGTAGTACCGCATGACAGCGACTGA
- the trpB gene encoding tryptophan synthase subunit beta: protein MTATEPRPNSYRAGPDESGHFGIYGGRFVAETLMPNILELEQAWETAKKDPAFDAELKSWFADYVGRPSPLYHAGRLSEHLGGAKVYFKRDELNHTGAHKINNCVGQILLARRMGKTRIIAETGAGQHGVATATVAARFGLECIIYMGEKDIERQQPNVFRMRLLGAKVVPVTSGSRTLKDAMNEALRDWVTNVENTFYIIGSVAGPHPYPALVRDFQAIIGQEAREQILDKEGRLPDLLVAAVGGGSNAMGLFHAFLDDPGVGIIAVEAAGDGIETGRHAAAMSAGEPGVLHGARSYLLQDDDGQVIEPHSISAGLDYPGIGPEHSWLKDMGRIQVTAVTDREALDAFALCSKLEGILPALEPSHALAQVIKTAPDMDRNDIIVMNLCGRGDKDVYTVASHMGVKL, encoded by the coding sequence ATGACAGCGACTGAGCCACGCCCCAACAGCTATCGGGCCGGACCCGACGAGAGCGGACATTTCGGCATTTACGGCGGCCGCTTCGTCGCCGAGACGCTGATGCCCAACATTCTCGAACTGGAGCAGGCCTGGGAAACGGCAAAGAAGGACCCGGCCTTCGATGCCGAGCTCAAGAGCTGGTTCGCCGACTATGTCGGCCGGCCATCGCCGCTTTATCATGCAGGCCGCCTGAGCGAACATCTCGGCGGTGCGAAGGTCTACTTCAAGCGCGACGAGCTGAATCATACCGGTGCTCACAAGATCAACAATTGCGTCGGACAGATCCTGCTCGCCCGACGCATGGGCAAGACCCGGATCATCGCCGAGACGGGTGCCGGCCAGCATGGCGTGGCGACAGCCACCGTCGCCGCGAGGTTCGGCCTCGAATGCATCATCTACATGGGCGAGAAGGACATCGAGCGGCAGCAACCCAACGTGTTCCGCATGCGCCTGCTGGGAGCGAAAGTCGTTCCGGTGACCTCCGGCTCGCGGACGCTCAAGGATGCCATGAACGAGGCGCTGCGCGACTGGGTCACCAATGTCGAGAATACCTTCTACATCATTGGCTCGGTGGCCGGGCCGCATCCCTATCCGGCTCTGGTGCGCGACTTCCAGGCGATCATCGGCCAGGAAGCCCGCGAACAGATCCTCGACAAGGAGGGACGACTGCCCGACCTTCTCGTCGCGGCGGTCGGTGGCGGCTCCAACGCCATGGGACTGTTTCACGCATTTCTGGACGATCCCGGCGTGGGGATCATCGCCGTGGAAGCAGCAGGCGACGGCATCGAGACCGGTCGCCATGCGGCAGCCATGAGCGCTGGCGAACCCGGCGTCCTCCACGGCGCCAGATCCTATCTGCTGCAGGACGATGACGGACAGGTCATCGAACCGCACTCCATATCGGCTGGTCTGGATTATCCCGGCATCGGCCCCGAACATAGCTGGCTCAAGGACATGGGCCGCATCCAGGTCACCGCCGTCACCGACCGAGAGGCGCTGGACGCGTTCGCGCTGTGCTCGAAGCTGGAGGGAATACTGCCCGCTCTCGAACCCAGCCACGCACTGGCCCAGGTCATCAAGACGGCACCGGACATGGACCGTAACGACATCATCGTCATGAATCTATGCGGCCGGGGCGACAAGGACGTCTACACCGTCGCCAGCCACATGGGAGTGAAGCTTTGA
- a CDS encoding tryptophan synthase subunit alpha, giving the protein MSTRIERRFARLRDEGRAGLVTFLCGGDPDPQISLDIIKGLPAAGADVIEIGMPFSDPMADGPSIQAGNLRALDAGTKLADILAMVRRFRETDDETPIVLMGYFNPIHRMGTAAFLDEANDAGVDGFIIVDLPPEEDSELCLPALERGLNFIRLATPTTDDRRMPRVMTHTSGFLYYVSITGITGAAAPVATRVEDAVRRLRRHTSLPIAVGFGIREPEQAAEIARHADAAVVGSALVDLVRSHLDGQGRAMPGLVESVHDKVRALAEAVRGARHS; this is encoded by the coding sequence TTGAGCACACGCATCGAACGACGGTTTGCCCGGCTGCGCGATGAAGGCCGCGCCGGTCTCGTCACCTTCCTTTGCGGCGGCGATCCCGACCCGCAGATATCGCTCGATATCATCAAGGGGCTGCCCGCGGCCGGCGCGGATGTGATCGAGATCGGCATGCCCTTCTCCGATCCGATGGCCGATGGCCCGTCGATACAGGCCGGCAATCTCCGTGCCCTCGATGCCGGCACGAAACTTGCCGATATACTCGCCATGGTCCGCCGCTTCCGCGAGACGGACGACGAGACCCCGATCGTGCTCATGGGCTATTTCAACCCCATTCACCGCATGGGCACGGCGGCGTTCCTGGACGAGGCGAACGATGCCGGCGTGGACGGCTTCATCATTGTCGACCTGCCGCCGGAGGAAGACAGCGAATTGTGCCTTCCCGCACTCGAACGCGGCCTGAACTTCATTCGTCTCGCCACTCCGACCACCGATGACAGGCGTATGCCGCGGGTCATGACCCATACATCGGGTTTCCTGTACTATGTCTCGATCACCGGCATCACGGGTGCGGCAGCACCGGTGGCCACCCGGGTCGAAGATGCGGTAAGGCGATTGCGACGCCACACATCGCTTCCGATCGCGGTGGGCTTCGGGATCCGTGAGCCGGAACAGGCCGCTGAGATCGCACGCCATGCCGACGCTGCGGTCGTGGGATCGGCGCTGGTCGACCTCGTCCGCTCGCATCTCGATGGACAGGGCAGGGCGATGCCCGGTCTCGTCGAATCCGTTCACGACAAGGTTCGCGCGCTGGCCGAAGCCGTACGGGGAGCACGACACAGTTGA
- a CDS encoding acetyl-CoA carboxylase carboxyltransferase subunit beta yields MNWLTNYVRPRFRALVRSSDKPDVPENLWHQCPACERMIFHRDLQSNQRVCPHCNHHMRVGPAYRFDAIFDKGSWQKIELPKAPVDPLKFRDVKRYSDRLKEAQARNRIGDALEAAHGRIGSQPAVIAVMNFSFMGGSMGAAVGEAFITAARLAVMQEAAFIVFTSSGGARMQEGALSLMQMARTTLAVESVKEAGLPYVVVLTDPTTGGVTASFAMLGDIHIAEPGAVIGFAGARVIEQTIREKLPEGFQRAEYLLEHGMVDMVVHRFEMKATLARLLELLRVKVLPDTEIAAGSPPTHALPAPEKIIPADSDDD; encoded by the coding sequence TTGAACTGGCTCACCAACTACGTCCGGCCCCGTTTCCGTGCCCTGGTCCGCAGCTCGGACAAGCCGGATGTACCCGAGAACCTGTGGCATCAGTGCCCCGCCTGCGAACGGATGATATTCCATCGTGACCTGCAGTCGAACCAGCGCGTCTGCCCGCACTGCAACCATCACATGCGTGTGGGACCGGCCTACCGCTTCGACGCGATTTTCGACAAGGGCAGCTGGCAGAAGATCGAACTGCCCAAGGCCCCGGTCGATCCGCTCAAGTTCCGTGACGTCAAGCGGTATTCGGATCGGCTCAAGGAGGCGCAGGCCAGAAACAGGATCGGGGATGCGCTCGAAGCCGCTCACGGACGGATTGGCAGCCAGCCTGCGGTGATCGCGGTGATGAATTTCAGCTTCATGGGCGGTTCCATGGGTGCGGCGGTCGGCGAGGCCTTCATCACCGCGGCCAGGCTGGCGGTGATGCAGGAAGCCGCTTTCATCGTCTTCACGTCCTCCGGCGGAGCGCGGATGCAGGAAGGTGCCCTTTCACTCATGCAGATGGCCCGAACCACCCTGGCCGTCGAGAGTGTCAAGGAAGCGGGACTTCCCTATGTCGTCGTATTGACCGATCCGACAACGGGAGGTGTTACCGCGTCCTTTGCCATGCTGGGCGATATCCACATCGCGGAACCCGGTGCCGTGATCGGCTTCGCCGGTGCCCGCGTCATTGAACAGACCATTCGCGAGAAGCTGCCTGAAGGTTTTCAGCGCGCCGAATACCTGCTGGAGCACGGCATGGTCGACATGGTCGTACATCGCTTCGAGATGAAGGCAACGCTGGCGCGGCTACTGGAATTGCTGCGGGTCAAGGTGCTGCCCGATACCGAGATTGCCGCCGGAAGCCCGCCGACCCATGCCCTGCCCGCCCCCGAAAAGATCATTCCTGCGGACAGCGATGATGACTGA
- a CDS encoding bifunctional folylpolyglutamate synthase/dihydrofolate synthase, whose translation MTEFGSDLILARLQQLHPKSIDLSLARIERLLDRLGHPEARLPPIVHVAGTNGKGSTLAMLDAMLTAAGHKVHRYISPHLVRFNERIMLHGQPIDESLLADVLDECEQVNGGDPITFFEITTAAAFIAFGRMPADYLLLETGLGGRLDATNVIDRPALTLITPISMDHETYLGADIASIAGEKAGIIKAGVPLITAPQDDVVHAVLARHAAERKAPMLALGRNVGFSTDGQNIQLEMNGEWQSYHRPAMRGSHQLENAGLAILAACQLGLDRASIVTGLHEARWAARLQRLTGGPLRGRLPPSFELWLDGGHNPAAGIAIASSLAEIAPDRPVDLVLGMLETKDTGAFLAPLHGHIDRLRFVRVPDEALSRDPAVEASRAREHGWSDAEASDTIEAALDSLCDRRSDAPRTILICGSLYLAGYILRQNYRTIIENCTDC comes from the coding sequence ATGACTGAATTCGGCAGCGATCTCATCCTTGCCAGGCTGCAGCAATTGCATCCCAAGAGCATCGACCTGTCGCTGGCCCGCATCGAAAGACTGCTCGACCGGCTTGGACATCCCGAGGCCCGTTTGCCACCGATCGTCCATGTCGCGGGCACCAATGGCAAGGGGTCGACCCTTGCCATGCTCGACGCCATGCTCACGGCGGCGGGCCACAAGGTGCACCGCTATATTTCACCGCATCTGGTGCGCTTCAACGAGCGCATCATGCTGCACGGACAACCCATCGACGAATCCCTGCTGGCCGATGTGCTCGACGAATGCGAGCAGGTCAATGGCGGCGATCCGATCACGTTTTTCGAAATCACGACCGCCGCGGCATTTATCGCCTTCGGTCGCATGCCGGCCGACTATCTGCTGCTGGAGACAGGATTGGGAGGGCGGCTCGATGCCACCAATGTCATCGACCGTCCCGCGCTAACTCTGATCACTCCCATCTCGATGGACCACGAAACCTATCTGGGTGCGGATATCGCCTCCATCGCCGGCGAGAAGGCCGGCATCATCAAGGCCGGGGTGCCTCTGATTACAGCACCGCAGGACGATGTGGTCCATGCCGTGCTGGCTCGGCATGCCGCCGAGCGGAAAGCTCCCATGTTGGCCCTTGGCCGCAATGTAGGATTTTCGACGGACGGCCAGAATATCCAGCTCGAAATGAACGGCGAATGGCAATCCTATCACCGCCCTGCCATGCGCGGGTCTCACCAGCTGGAAAATGCCGGACTGGCAATCCTCGCCGCGTGCCAGCTCGGCCTCGATCGGGCAAGTATCGTCACCGGCTTGCATGAAGCCCGCTGGGCGGCACGCCTGCAACGACTGACGGGCGGCCCGTTGCGCGGCCGCCTTCCGCCATCATTCGAACTTTGGCTCGATGGCGGCCATAATCCGGCCGCCGGCATCGCCATTGCGTCGAGCCTGGCCGAAATTGCCCCTGATCGACCTGTGGACCTGGTGCTGGGCATGCTGGAAACCAAGGATACCGGGGCATTCCTTGCGCCCCTGCACGGCCATATCGACCGTTTGCGCTTCGTGCGAGTACCCGACGAGGCCCTTAGTCGCGATCCCGCCGTGGAGGCGTCACGGGCACGGGAACACGGCTGGAGCGATGCCGAGGCATCCGATACGATCGAGGCCGCCCTCGACAGTCTTTGCGATCGCCGGAGCGATGCGCCTCGCACAATCCTCATTTGTGGATCACTTTACCTCGCTGGCTACATCTTGCGACAAAACTACCGAACAATTATCGAAAACTGCACTGACTGTTAA
- a CDS encoding protein phosphatase CheZ, with amino-acid sequence MSAEHSDQDAELREELEELTCQIQATMREVATLRHPMMGHDRVEAAVDELAAIVAATEVATEHILAAAEKLDGIAENLDSEQAAEIGSTVTNIYEACNFQDITGQRISKVMALLRDVDSRLLAMIKHYGQDRFAALPAPSNITREASLLNGPALHRNGLQQDSIDALFG; translated from the coding sequence ATGAGCGCTGAACATTCGGATCAAGACGCGGAACTGCGCGAAGAGCTCGAAGAACTGACCTGTCAGATCCAGGCGACGATGCGTGAAGTGGCAACCCTGCGCCATCCGATGATGGGACATGATCGCGTCGAGGCGGCTGTCGATGAACTGGCGGCTATTGTCGCGGCGACGGAAGTCGCCACCGAGCACATTCTCGCCGCTGCCGAGAAACTCGACGGAATTGCCGAAAACCTCGACAGCGAACAGGCCGCCGAGATAGGCAGCACCGTAACCAACATCTACGAAGCCTGCAACTTCCAGGACATCACCGGCCAACGGATCAGCAAGGTGATGGCACTGTTACGCGACGTTGATAGTCGACTTCTGGCGATGATCAAACATTACGGACAGGACCGGTTCGCAGCCCTTCCCGCTCCATCGAACATCACCAGAGAAGCCTCCCTGCTCAACGGCCCGGCCCTGCACAGGAACGGCCTGCAACAGGACTCGATCGACGCATTGTTCGGCTAG
- a CDS encoding TRAP transporter substrate-binding protein, translating to MIRITNLLATTAVAILAATSAVRAEDVTLVGAVQFDESHAFTKGLRKFEELAGECSGGSLKFDLHLNSELGLEKDYFEYMSQGISVDYAIVSPSHMSTFSQMAPLMDMPFLFRDVDHWNKVLDQDALAPIAEDVLANANVRIIGYAGGGTRELIANRPITNMDELNGFSMRVMGAPIQTRIFEAIHAAPSVIAYSEVYNAIQTGVIDGAENEAAGIEQMKFYEVAPEISRTAHAITVRPIAFSEATFERLTPEQQACVLSAGKEAGRYARGIESSEDSQKLETMQSEGLLTVHEFVDRDELLKLAEPVKQAYAAELGASEVYKAISDIH from the coding sequence ATGATCAGGATCACCAATTTGCTGGCTACGACGGCCGTGGCCATCCTTGCTGCCACCAGTGCTGTCCGGGCTGAGGATGTGACGCTCGTCGGTGCGGTCCAGTTCGATGAAAGTCACGCCTTCACAAAGGGGCTGCGCAAGTTCGAGGAGCTGGCAGGCGAATGTTCCGGAGGATCACTCAAGTTCGATCTGCATCTCAATTCCGAACTGGGACTCGAGAAGGACTATTTCGAATATATGAGCCAGGGAATATCGGTCGATTACGCGATCGTATCTCCATCCCATATGTCGACGTTCTCGCAGATGGCTCCATTGATGGACATGCCCTTCCTGTTCCGTGACGTCGATCACTGGAACAAGGTTCTTGATCAGGATGCGCTGGCTCCGATCGCGGAAGACGTGCTGGCCAATGCAAATGTCCGGATCATCGGTTACGCCGGCGGCGGGACACGTGAACTCATTGCCAATAGGCCGATCACCAACATGGATGAACTGAACGGCTTTTCGATGCGGGTGATGGGGGCACCGATCCAGACACGGATCTTCGAGGCCATCCATGCCGCACCCTCGGTCATCGCCTACAGCGAGGTTTACAATGCCATCCAGACCGGCGTGATTGACGGGGCCGAAAACGAGGCCGCCGGCATCGAGCAGATGAAGTTCTACGAGGTGGCGCCGGAGATTTCACGGACGGCACATGCCATCACCGTGCGTCCGATCGCGTTCTCGGAAGCCACCTTCGAGCGGCTCACGCCCGAACAACAGGCCTGCGTGCTGTCGGCAGGCAAGGAAGCAGGCAGGTATGCCCGCGGGATCGAGAGCTCGGAGGACTCCCAGAAACTCGAAACGATGCAGTCGGAGGGCCTTCTCACCGTGCATGAGTTCGTCGACCGCGACGAGTTGCTTAAGCTGGCCGAGCCGGTCAAGCAGGCCTATGCGGCCGAACTGGGAGCATCGGAGGTCTACAAGGCGATCAGTGATATCCACTAG